From a region of the Labrus mixtus chromosome 5, fLabMix1.1, whole genome shotgun sequence genome:
- the LOC132973869 gene encoding uncharacterized protein LOC132973869 isoform X2, with protein sequence MNVRLEEEEDRAESPVPSCVSLKSMDPPMSFKNEPEPSHSKLQFSRQRGQAPVPSCVSMKSDLSKDEPPFFSDEPRPSDTKSTSDQNMNVRLEEEEDRAESPVPSCVSLKSMDPPMSFKNEPEPSHSKLQFSRQRGQSPVPSCVSMKSDLSKDEPPFFSDEPRPSDTKSTSDQNMNVRLEEEEDRAESPVPSCVSLKSMDPPMSFKNEPEPSHSKLQFSRQRGQAPVPSCVSMKSDLSKDEPPFFSDEPRPSDTKGTKRSHVIEEQLSCPVCQDILKDPVSISCGHWFCKRCITSYWDQYGSPGDSPCPQCGKRPRTGAGLQRGSQSSTEQIDRGLQEVLDEHKVSLRRRCERVTDGSDETGRRTLLNRIYTELYITEGQSEEVNSQHEVRQIETDSKKKTLHETPIKCQDIFKALPNQQKPIRVVLTNGIAGVGKTFSVQKFTLDWAEGAENQYISLLILLSFRELNLIRDTRYSLLELLHVFHPTLQKVGAETLAVCKLLFIFDGLDESRLSLDFKNREVVSDVTQKSSLNTLFTNLIKGNLLPSALIWITSRPAAANQIPPSYVDRVTEVRGFTDGQKEEYFRRRFIDEDLSNKIISHIKASRSLHIMCLIPVFCWITATVLEHMMSTEQRGELPKTLTDMYSYFLLVQTKRKKHKYDEGQETCPHELMEADREILLKLGRLAFEHLEDGNIMFYKEDLERCGLDVTEASVYSGVCTEIFKTECVIFQKTVYCFVHLSVQEFLAAVYMFHCFTNKNTTVLKAFLEQENSEHEGDDNKEYKGGDDSNSKDGVGKGSEDSYGYSIDDDADEDEDGYGKDNFRHDEDDDEDNDEDDDEDDDEDDVLGEDNYGDGDDNYGDDNYGDNSDGDDSRDNSDYSNDNYGNDNYSDGDDNYGDGDDNYGDNSGGDYGDDNYGDDNYGDDSDGDDSDGDDSEDYYDSKDYGHDGNGKNDNDNNYTSLKVFLGRAMEKSMKHKKGHLDLFVRFLHGLSLKSNQRLLGTLLGQTDNSPEMIKKVINNLKEMNSYKISPDRSINIFHCLTEMNDLSVHQEIQEFLKSENRSEEKLSEVHCSALAYMLQMSEEVLDELDLKKYKTSGQGRLRLIPAVRNCRTAKLSLCGLSGTHCDVVASALKSNPSHLRELDLSDNYDLQDSGVKLSAGLESPNCRLETLRLSGCSLSEISCSSLASALKSNPSHLRELDLSDNKKLQDSGVKLLCDYLQRPNCRLETLRLSWGRLSEISCSSLASALKSNPSHLRELDLNYNKKLQDSGVKLLCDYLQSPNCRLETLRLRGCSLSEISCSSLASALKSNPSHLRKLDLRGNKLHDSGVKLLCDLEKNPNYRLETLRSW encoded by the exons ATGAATGTGCgtttagaggaagaggaggacagagcagagtctcctgtacccagctgtgtgtctctgaagtCCATGGATCCTCCTATGAGCTTCAAGAATGAACCTGAACCCTCACACTCAAA ATTACAGTTCAGCCGGCAGAGAGGACAGGCTCCTGTACCCAGCTGTGTATCTATGAAGAGTGATCTGTCCAAAGATGAACCTCCATTTTTCAGTGATGAACCTCGACCATCAGACACAAA aTCGACTTCAGATCAGAACATGAATGTGCgtttagaggaagaggaggacagagcagagtctcctgtacccagctgtgtgtctctgaagtCCATGGATCCTCCTATGAGCTTCAAGAATGAACCTGAACCCTCACACTCAAA ATTACAGTTCAGCCGGCAGAGAGGACAGTCTCCTGTACCCAGCTGTGTATCTATGAAGAGTGATCTGTCCAAAGACGAACCTCCATTTTTCAGTGACGAACCTCGACCCTCAGACACAAA aTCGACTTCAGATCAGAACATGAATGTGCgtttagaggaagaggaggacagagcagagtctcctgtacccagctgtgtgtctctgaagtCCATGGATCCTCCTATGAGCTTCAAGAATGAACCTGAACCCTCACACTCAAA ATTACAGTTCAGCCGGCAGAGAGGACAGGCTCCTGTACCCAGCTGTGTATCTATGAAGAGTGATCTGTCCAAAGATGAACCTCCATTTTTCAGTGATGAACCTCGACCATCAGACACAAA GGGGACGAAGAGGAGTCATGTTATAGAGGAGcagctgtcctgtcctgtgtgtCAGGACATCCTGAAGGATCCCGTCTCTATCAGCTGTGGACACTGGTTCTGCAAACGGTGCATCACCTCATACTGGGACCAGTATGGTTCACCAGGAGACTCGCCCTGTCCTCAGTGTGGAAAAAGACCCAGAACAGGAGCTGGACTGCAGAGAGGCAGTCAGAGCAGCACTGAACAAA TAGATAGAGGTCTGCAGGAGGTTTTAGATGAACACAAGGTCAGTCTGAGGAGGAGATGTGAACGTGTGACTGATGGAAGTgatgaaacaggaagaagaaccCTCCTCAACAGGATCTACACtgagctctacatcacagaggggCAGAGTGAAGAGGTGAACTCCCAACATGAGGTGAGACAGATTGAGACAGACTCTAAAAAGAAGACCCTCCATGAGACTCCAATCAAGTGCCAGGACATCTTTAAAGCCTTACCCAACCAACAGAAACCCATCAGAGTGGTTCTGACAAATGGCATCGCTGGTGTTGGAAAAACCTTCTCAGTGcagaagttcactctggactgggCAGAGGGCGCAGAGAACCAATACATCAGTCTGCTGATCCTGCTTTCATTCAGGGAGCTGAACTTGATCAGAGATACGCGGTACAGTCTTCTTGAGCTGCTCCATGTTTTCCATCCAACATTACAGAAGGTCGGAGCAGAGACGCTCGCTGTCTGTAAACTATTGTTCATCTTTGACGGCCTGGATGAAAGCAGACTGTCATTGGACTTCAAAAACAGGGAGGTTGTTTCTGATGTCACACAGAAGTCATCATTAAACACACTGTTCACAAACCTCATCAAGGGGAATCTGCTTCCCTCAGCTCTTATCTGGATAACTTctcgacctgcagcagccaatcagatccctccttCATATGTTGACAGGGTAACAGAAGTACGAGGTTTCACTGACGGCCAGAAGGAGGAGTACTTCAGGAGGAGGTTCATCGATGAAGATCTGTCCAACAAAATCATCTCACACATCAAGGCATCCAGgagcctccacatcatgtgtCTGATCCCAGTCTTTTGCTGGATCACTGCCACAGTTCTGGAGCACATGAtgagcacagagcagagaggagagcttCCCAAGACCCTGACTGACATGTACTCATACTTCCTGCTGgttcagacaaagaggaagaagcacAAGTATGATGAGGGACAAGAGACATGTCCACATGAGCTGATGGAGGCCGACAGGGAAATTCTTCTCAAGCTGGGGAGGCTGGCGTTTGAACATCTGGAGGACGGAAACATTATGTTCTATAAAGAAGACCTGGAGCGGTGTGGTCTGGATGTCACAGAGGCCTCGGTGTACTCAGGAGTTTGTACAGAGATCTTCAAAACAGAGTGTGTGATCTTCCAGAAAACAGTCTACTGCTTTGTTCATCTGAGCGTTCAGGAGTTTCTGGCTGCAGTCTACATGTTCCACTGTTTCACCAACAAGAACACAACAGTTCTGAAGGCTTTTCTGGAGCAAGAAAACAGTGAACATGAAGGCGATGATAATAAAGAATACAAGGGTGGAGACGACTCCAACAGCAAAGACGGCGTGGGCAAAGGCAGCGAAGACAGCTACGGCTACAGCATAGACGACGATGCAGATGAGGATGAAGACGGCTACGGGAAAGACAATTTTAGACACGATGAAGACGACGATGAAGACAACGATGAAGACGACGATGAAGACGACGATGAAGACGATGTCTTAGGTGAAGACAACTACGGCGATGGCGATGACAACTACGGCGACGACAACTACGGCGACAACAGTGACGGCGACGACAGCCGCGACAACAGCGACTACAGCAATGACAACTACGGCAATGACAACTACAGTGATGGCGATGACAACTACGGCGATGGCGATGACAACTACGGCGACAACAGTGGCGGCGACTACGGCGACGACAACTACGGCGACGACAACTACGGTGACGACAGCGACGGCGACGACAGCGACGGCGATGACAGCGAAGACTACTATGACAGCAAAGACTACGGCCATGACGGTAATGGCAAAAACGACAATGACAACAACTACACTTCTTTAAAAGTCTTTCTCGGTAGAGCCATGGAGAAAtccatgaaacataaaaaaggtCACCTGGATCTTTTTGTTCGCTTCCTTCATGGACTGTCTCTGAAGTCAAACCAGAGACTCTTAGGAACCCTGCTGGGTCAGACAGACAACAGTCCAGAAATGATCAAGAAAGTCATCAACAACCTGAAGGAGATGAACAGTTACAAAATCTCTCCCGACAGAAGCATCAACATCTTCCACTGTCTGACAGAGATGAACGACCTCTCAGTCCATCAGGAGATCCAAGAGTTCCTGAAGTCAGAGAATAGATCAGAGGAGAAACTCTCTGAGGTCCACTGCTCTGCTCTGGCCTACATGCTGCAGATGTCAGAGGAGGTTCTGGATGAGTTGGACCTGAAGAAGTACAAGACATCGGGCCAGGGACGATTGAGACtgattccagctgtgaggaactgcaggacGGCAAA ACTTTCTCTCTGTGGACTATCAGGGACTCACTGTGACGTCGTGGCCTccgctctgaagtccaacccctcccatctcagagagctggacctgagtgACAACTACGACCTGCAGGATTCAGGGGTGAAGCTATCGGCTGGACTGGAGAGTCCAAACTGCAGACTTGAGACTCTGAG attgagtggctgcagtttgtcagagatcagctgttcttctctggcctcagctctgaagtccaacccctcccatctcagagagctggacctgagcgacaacaagaagctgcaggattcaggagtgaagctgctg